From the Natrarchaeobaculum aegyptiacum genome, one window contains:
- a CDS encoding methyl-accepting chemotaxis protein encodes MSSLLGRLLPDRIRRSYVAKFALVIVAVLVVTVAAAGFFYLDITGELTENVQYETEMTTSDDADELATWVETNERNAESIAAREEFVSGSGLEIENALDEEEENLPDEIVAVHYVNAETDEIRYSTDYDSIGVNLVDLDLDLHLRQTAGGGVSEFGYTGSMPDEPSFSDTYERDGAYLVAFIAPYENDEGEERAVMIEADVTQMGNLFHTPHEDGGVKVVDTSDGDVMIAQYHDDILSTYREGSTNLIVSATRSGSGITGVTEDDETDELIGYAQVDGTDWVLIYHVPQSQAYAITQDVATSLAGLIAIALAGFLIIGATIGRSTARSMDELAGNAHALSNGELDLDLEADDRIDEVGQVRHSFADIRAYLETAADQADAIARQEFDAPILEEEVPGKLGDSLETMRADLESSIDDLESSKAEAEVAQEEAAEARRDAEELAQRLEQKATEFGTVMGRAAAGDFTQRLDEDVDNDALAEIASSFNGMLEDLERTVVNVQELAEDVDRTSADVTERVGQIERASDDVSRSTEEIASATADQSDRFQEVNAEMNDLSATVEEIAATANDVAEVSEGAAEEADRASEATGEIRTEMDRLEDRAEAITEQVAELDEEMSEISDVVDLIDDIAEQTNLLALNASIEAASAGDSGDGFAVVADEVKSLAEETGEATKEVDTLIADVQQSVDETVAEIDRMRDQVDDGVTVVEEGIEAIDEITEQVDRANDGVQSINEATDEQARASERVVTMVDEATEISEETNAETETVAAAVEEQTASISEVASGAHSLTEMADELRSALDAFEVDADAVDTAGSGSGVDSGFDGGTDAGLESTSRTEDLASDPGTDSSALDTLAVDDPDASALDTLAGDDAEETAPDTVEDDAAETAADLEPYDAEDQPTNVEPYEDEDQPTDLEPYDAEDQPTDIEPYEDEDQPTNVEPYEDEDQPTDIEPYEDEDQPTDIEPYEDENQPTDIETFDYDESEIVGDDGTDE; translated from the coding sequence ATGTCGTCGTTACTCGGCCGACTCCTCCCGGATCGGATACGCAGAAGCTACGTCGCCAAATTCGCGCTCGTCATCGTCGCTGTGCTCGTCGTCACCGTGGCTGCGGCTGGATTTTTCTACCTCGACATTACGGGCGAACTCACGGAGAACGTCCAGTACGAAACGGAAATGACGACCAGCGACGACGCCGACGAGCTTGCAACCTGGGTGGAGACGAACGAACGTAACGCAGAGTCGATCGCCGCTCGAGAGGAGTTCGTCTCCGGGTCGGGACTCGAGATAGAGAACGCCCTCGACGAGGAAGAAGAGAACTTACCGGACGAGATCGTCGCCGTCCACTACGTCAACGCCGAAACCGACGAAATACGCTATAGTACGGACTACGACTCCATCGGGGTCAATCTGGTCGATCTCGATCTCGACTTACACCTCAGACAGACGGCTGGCGGCGGCGTTTCGGAGTTCGGTTACACCGGTTCGATGCCCGACGAACCGTCGTTCTCCGACACCTACGAGCGTGACGGCGCCTACCTCGTCGCCTTCATTGCACCCTACGAGAACGACGAGGGTGAGGAACGGGCGGTGATGATCGAAGCGGACGTGACCCAGATGGGTAACCTGTTCCACACGCCCCACGAAGACGGCGGCGTCAAAGTCGTCGACACCAGCGACGGTGACGTGATGATCGCCCAGTATCACGACGACATCCTTTCGACGTACCGTGAGGGATCGACGAACCTGATCGTCAGCGCGACCCGCTCGGGATCGGGCATCACGGGAGTTACCGAGGACGACGAAACCGACGAACTCATCGGGTACGCGCAGGTCGATGGCACCGACTGGGTACTCATCTACCACGTCCCACAGAGTCAGGCGTACGCGATCACCCAGGACGTCGCGACCTCGCTGGCTGGACTCATCGCCATCGCCCTCGCCGGATTCCTCATCATCGGCGCCACCATCGGTCGATCGACGGCACGATCGATGGACGAACTCGCGGGCAACGCACACGCCCTTTCGAACGGAGAACTCGACCTCGACCTCGAAGCGGACGACCGGATCGACGAGGTCGGACAGGTCAGACACTCCTTCGCCGACATCCGGGCGTACCTCGAGACGGCAGCCGATCAGGCCGATGCCATCGCCCGTCAGGAGTTCGACGCGCCGATCCTCGAGGAGGAGGTCCCCGGCAAACTCGGCGACTCCCTCGAGACCATGCGGGCCGACCTCGAGTCCTCGATCGATGACCTCGAGTCCTCGAAGGCCGAGGCCGAAGTCGCCCAGGAAGAGGCCGCCGAAGCCCGCCGCGATGCGGAGGAACTCGCACAGCGACTCGAGCAGAAAGCGACCGAGTTCGGCACGGTCATGGGTCGTGCGGCGGCAGGCGACTTCACCCAGCGCCTCGACGAGGACGTCGACAACGACGCACTCGCGGAGATCGCCAGTTCGTTCAACGGCATGCTCGAGGACCTGGAGCGAACGGTCGTGAACGTACAGGAACTGGCCGAGGACGTCGATCGGACGAGTGCGGACGTGACCGAGCGCGTCGGCCAGATCGAACGGGCGAGCGACGACGTCAGTCGCTCGACGGAGGAAATCGCGTCGGCGACGGCCGACCAGAGCGACCGGTTCCAGGAGGTCAACGCGGAGATGAACGACCTCTCGGCGACCGTCGAGGAGATCGCCGCGACGGCGAACGACGTCGCCGAGGTGTCCGAGGGCGCAGCCGAGGAGGCCGATCGTGCGAGCGAAGCGACCGGCGAGATCCGGACCGAAATGGACCGCCTCGAGGATCGCGCGGAAGCGATCACCGAGCAAGTCGCCGAACTCGACGAGGAGATGAGCGAGATCAGCGACGTCGTCGACCTGATCGACGACATCGCAGAGCAGACGAATCTGCTCGCGCTGAACGCCTCGATCGAGGCGGCGAGTGCGGGCGACAGCGGTGACGGGTTCGCCGTCGTGGCAGACGAGGTCAAATCCCTCGCCGAGGAAACCGGCGAGGCCACCAAGGAGGTCGACACCCTGATCGCCGACGTCCAGCAGTCGGTCGACGAAACCGTCGCAGAGATCGACCGCATGCGCGATCAGGTCGACGACGGCGTGACGGTCGTCGAGGAGGGGATCGAGGCCATCGACGAGATTACCGAGCAGGTCGACCGGGCCAACGACGGCGTCCAGTCGATCAACGAGGCGACCGACGAACAGGCCCGGGCGAGCGAGCGGGTCGTGACGATGGTCGACGAGGCGACCGAGATCAGCGAGGAGACCAACGCCGAGACCGAGACCGTCGCTGCTGCCGTCGAAGAGCAGACGGCCTCGATCTCCGAAGTCGCCTCGGGTGCCCACTCGCTGACCGAGATGGCCGACGAACTCCGCTCGGCGCTCGACGCCTTCGAGGTCGACGCCGACGCCGTCGATACCGCCGGCTCGGGATCGGGAGTCGACAGCGGCTTCGACGGGGGAACCGACGCCGGCCTCGAGTCGACGTCCCGAACCGAGGACCTTGCCAGCGACCCCGGCACGGATTCGTCCGCACTCGACACGCTCGCCGTCGACGACCCAGACGCTTCTGCGCTGGATACGCTCGCGGGTGACGACGCCGAGGAGACGGCTCCGGATACCGTCGAAGACGACGCCGCGGAAACAGCGGCCGACCTCGAGCCCTACGACGCCGAGGACCAGCCGACCAACGTCGAACCGTACGAAGACGAGGACCAGCCGACCGACCTCGAGCCCTACGACGCCGAGGATCAGCCGACCGACATCGAACCGTACGAAGACGAGGACCAGCCGACCAACGTCGAACCGTACGAAGACGAGGATCAGCCGACCGACATCGAACCGTACGAAGACGAGGATCAGCCGACCGACATCGAACCGTACGAAGACGAGAACCAGCCGACCGACATCGAGACGTTCGACTACGACGAGTCCGAGATCGTCGGTGACGACGGCACCGACGAGTAA